A genomic stretch from Erigeron canadensis isolate Cc75 chromosome 9, C_canadensis_v1, whole genome shotgun sequence includes:
- the LOC122583669 gene encoding NAC transcription factor 29-like — protein MATMEACNLDSLPTGLRFNPTDKDYLLRKIMKQNLPKNRINEADIYGDYHPKNIVENYLQPIEGEWYFFTSRNRKYKNGKRPSRSAGLGYWKATGPDKDIEDDGTKIGGKSRWFIMKGINHTGLKQIG, from the exons ATGGCGACAATGGAGGCTTGTAATCTTGATTCACTTCCAACCGGGTTGCGGTTTAATCCAACTGATAAAGACTATCTTTTGAGAAAGATCATGAAGCAGAATCTTCCCAAGAACAGGATTAATGAAGCTGATATATATGGTGATTATCACCCCAAGAATATCGTAG AGAACTACCTGCAACCTATAGAAGGTGAATGGTATTTTTTCACATCAAGAAACAGGAAGTATAAAAATGGTAAACGACCTAGCCGATCAGCTGGCTTGGGTTATTGGAAAGCTACAGGTCCTGATAAAGATATAGAGGACGATGGAACTAAAATTGGCGGAAAAAGTCGCTGGTTTATTATGAAGGGCATCAACCACACGGGACTAAAACAGATCGGATGA
- the LOC122583670 gene encoding protein RGF1 INDUCIBLE TRANSCRIPTION FACTOR 1-like translates to MQQLVPSWLEKLLSSEFFSVCRTHGDAARSECNMYCIDCNDEAFCFYCRSSRHKEHQVIQIRRSSYHDVVRVSEIEKVLDIENVQTYVINSAKVVFLNERRQPKSTGKGGSHFCEVCARSLLDAFRFCSLGCKVISLISHSQLFIIHN, encoded by the exons ATG CAACAATTGGTGCCTTCATGGCTAGAGAAGCTGTTATCATCAGAATTTTTCTCTGTGTGTCGGACACATGGAGACGCCGCTAGAAGTGAATGTAACATGTACTGCATTGATTGCAACGACGAAGCATTTTGTTTTTACTGTCGATCTTCTAGACACAAAGAGCATCAAGTCATTCAG ATAAGGAGATCATCATATCACGACGTCGTGAGAGTTTCAGAGATCGAAAAGGTGTTAGATATCGAAAATGTTCAAACGTATGTGATCAACAGTGCAAAAGTTGTGTTTCTAAATGAGAGAAGGCAACCTAAATCAACAGGAAAGGGAGGTTCTCACTTTTGTGAAGTTTGTGCGAGGAGCCTTTTGGACGCTTTTCGTTTTTGCTCACTTGGGTGTAAGGTTATTAGCCTAATCTCCCACTCTCAATTATTTATCATTcataattag
- the LOC122582412 gene encoding DEAD-box ATP-dependent RNA helicase 38 has translation MADTEESLTVTAESSPIPKSTVVGRWADEPDDVPDQSEPDSQPSTSDINLNSLQIDESKKLNNFLEDPEDSNIQAVTSGETPYTSALRFEDLNLSPELLKGLYVEMKFERPSKIQSISLPMILTPPHKNLIAQAHNGSGKTTCFVLGMLSRVDPSEHSPQAVCICPTRELAIQNMEVLLKMGKFTGITSELGLPPDKANYIPVAKRADVTAQVIIGTPGTINKWITAKKLSTSNLKILVFDEADHMLAEGGFKEDSMRIMKAIVKQSPSCQVLLFSATFNDTVKAFVSKIVKDLFVQEYNQLFVKKEELSLESIKQYKVNLPDELSKIMVIKDKIMDLGEKVGQTIIFVRTRRSAGMLHEALVKYGYEVTTIQGALTQEDRDKIVKEFKDGLTHVLISTDLLARGFDQSQVNLVVNYDLPIVHDNPTEPDNEVYLHRIGRAGRFGRKGAVFNLLCGDRDKLIMEKIERHFNHYVTEVPSWRSDEDFKDALKKAGLM, from the exons ATGGCCGACACTGAAGAATCCCTCACCGTCACCGCCGAATCATCTCCGATCCCTAAATCCACCGTCGTTGGAAGATGGGCCGACGAACCCGATGACGTTCCGGATCAATCCGAACCCGACTCACAACCATCCACTTCAGATATCAACCTTAACTCACTTCAAATTGATGAGTCCAAGAAACTTAACAACTTTCTTGAAGACCCAGAAGATTCAAACATCCAAgct GTTACTTCTGGGGAGACACCGTATACGTCTGCGCTTCGGTTTGAGGATTTGAATCTATCTCCTGAGTTACTTAAAGGATTATATGTAGAGATGAAGTTTGAAAGGCCTAGTAAGATACAATCGATTAGTTTACCGATGATTTTAACTCCGCCGCATAAGAATTTGATTGCCCAAGCGCATAATGGGTCTGGGAAAACGACGTGTTTCGTTTTGGGAATGTTGAGTCGCGTTGATCCAAGTGAACACTCCCCTCAAGCAGTTTGTATATGCCCGACTAGAGAGTTGGCAATTCag AATATGGAAGTGTTACTGAAGATGGGAAAGTTTACGGGCATAACGTCGGAACTGGGCCTTCCTCCAGATAAAGCTAACTATATACCAGTCGCCAAGAGAGCAGACGTGACAGCACAAGTAATCATTGGCACACCTGGTACCATTAATAAATGGATTACCGCCAAGAAGCTGAGCACATCTAATTTGAAGATTCTTGTGTTTGATGAGGCAGATCATATGTTGGCAGAG GGCGGGTTCAAAGAAGATTCTATGAGGATAATGAAGGCAATCGTCAAGCAGAGTCCTAGTTGCCAG GTGCTATTGTTTTCTGCTACCTTCAATGACACTGTGAAGGCTTTTGTATCGAAAATTGTGAAAGATCTTTTTGTACAAGAATACAATCAGTTATTTGTGAAGAAGGAAGAATTGTCTTTAGAATCCATTAAACAATATAAAGTGAATTTACCTGATGAGCTTTCGAAGATTATGGTTATTAAGGACAAAATCATGGATTTGGGGGAGAAAGTTGGGCAGACAATTATATTTGTGCGCACAAGAAGAAGTGCTGGAATGTTGCATGAGGCACTTGTTAAGTATGGGTATGAGGTAACAACAATCCAAGGCGCTCTTACACAAGAAGACAGAGACAAGATAGTCAAAGAATTTAAAGATGGGTTGACCCATGTTCTAATATCAACTGATCTTCTTGCTCGTGGATTCGACCAATCCCAG GTTAATTTGGTAGTGAATTATGATCTCCCGATAGTACATGATAACCCCACAGAGCCAGACAATGAAGTCTACTTGCACCGCATTGGTAGAGCGGGCCGGTTTGGCCGCAAGG GGGCTGTATTCAACCTGCTGTGTGGTGACAGGGACAAATTGATCATGGAAAAAATAGAGCGGCATTTCAACCATTATGTCACAGAG GTGCCCTCATGGAGAAGTGATGAAGATTTCAAGGATGCTTTGAAGAAAGCCGGTTTAATGTAA